The genomic window agtgtcagtgatggagggacgtTCTGTTACTCTACACATGAATGATACTAAAATACAGAACGATACACTGATAATGTGGACGTTTGGACCTCAAGAGACTCTCATTGCTAAAGTCAGAGCTAATAATACAGTCACACATGCTGATGTTCTGGATGGGATGTTCAGAGGCAGACTGCAGGTGGATgatcagactggatctctcaccatcacagaCATCACAACTCAACACTCTGGACTTTATCACATGACCATCAGCGGCCAACAAAAGACCTCATACACATTCAGTGTTACTGTCTATGGTGAGTAAAGATTTCTTCTTTATAACGTGTAGAAGACCGATAGATTCACTTACAGTGTACTGACTCTTATTATTCCTTACAGAAGCGAGTCTGACCGTTGTGATCTGTTGTGTTGTTGGAGCTCTGTTGATCGTAACTGCACTTCTGATCTTCTACATCTGgaggaaacacacaaacacacaacaaggCAAGTATTAACTACTGCTAAATTACCTGTCAAATAATGGTTTTATTGAAGATAATTAATAAGTCAAACCTGCAATAActgtactttatttattattgttgtaGAAGCGGTTCAGAGCGGTGAAGAGGAGATCACTTACTCAGATCCAACGTTCCATAAAAGACAAACACACCAAGCGGTGAGATCATTCAAGCGTGTATGTCTGTCTTTATCGTTACATGTAATCTGCCTGATTTGTTTGTATCGCACTCAACACCTCTATCCCATCTAAACTTGTTAAGTGTGCAAAAATTCAATAATCACCTTTTTTAAAGCGTATTAACATGAAAGTGCAtcaaaaatgtctacaaaagtTGATACTTAAGTGCACAACAAATGTGTTGACAAGCAATAATGGTTAACATTACAAAGAGAGGTAGAATGAAATGACTATTCTGAGCATAAACGGGTTAAACGTTCTTTAAGCGTCTGCTAAAACAGATGCTGTGAAAAAGGTCTGGCAGGAAACTGAGCCGTCAGACGTGGAAAAAGTCGAGTTCCTGTGTGATGGTGTGAAAAAGAGGAAATGAAAGCTAAAGAGAGAGTAGAAACAGAAATCCAAACTATTTAAGaaatcaaacacacaacacactctTGATATGATGGACTTTAGTGATTGTTATTGATGaaatgttgtgtgttgtgtacaGAGAGCAGAAGTGGAGGACGAGGTGATGTACGCCAGCGTCAATAAAAGACGATGATCAATCTCACATTGTGATGTATTCAAGTTCATTGTCACTTCAGCTTTAATGTCTGTTTCATTTCAAACAATCGGCAGTGCTTCTGTTGTTTAGTAATATGCTGTTGTGTAGTTTGTCATACTTAATTGTGTATTATGAGATTTAAAGATACCAAAAGGCCCAACATCACAAAGTCTACTACAACTTAAGAGATGCGAGATTTTACTGCATGTCAACGACAATTCACCATAgagtaaatattatttacagAATGACTAGAGAATATTGTCATAAATAACTGAGAGTGTGGGTATGAGCAAAGGGTCATTGTGGTTTTAAAAGCACGCTGTGTTTCTAGTATTTTAGTTGGTCTGGCAGCTTCTTGTCTGGGTGAAAGTCAAACCTGATGTGgaaagaaatgtggttttgttctGCTGGTAAATATAAGATGTGTGTTGGTCTGCTCGTGGCCATTTGTGGTTAAtgtacatctgtgtgtgtgtgagagaggtgTGGTTTGCTCAAAAAACACCTTTAACAAAGTTCAGTTTAAACATCGatgttaatgtttaaataataaaatattgctTTGAATCAAACTGTGATATTACTGTCACTGTATGAATGTGAAATCAATATTCAaggatttatgtgtttattatttctcaTTCTTTGAGCTCGCAAGCAATGCTcaattaaatacatattttcttCAGCCTTAGATGAAACTCAGAAGGATCACccgatttattcaccctcatgtcattccaaacctgtttgactttttttcttctgcaaaacaccaaagaagatattttgaagaatgttgacaatcaaacaacactgaaccccattgacttccattgcatgaacacaaaacacacatttctcaaaatatcttcttttgcgttccacagaaaaaaaagactcacatacaggtttacagCAACATGCTACTCCTTTAAGATTTATGTAGGCAATAgattttaatttttcaatttGAAAGTAAAACTCACCTCTCACAGAAGATCTTTCTGCAGAAAAGCTGTCAACAATATAACATCAAGTAGTGATGCAGAAATTAATCTTTCTGAAGCAATGAGACTTTAACACGGTTTGATTTACCGCCATCTGGTGGTGGAGAGATGAAATGCACTTCCAAACGAGTCCTGTCGCTTTATGGCTTTTCAACCAGGAAAAgccattttaaattaaaacaattaaaaacagaCTGACGTTAAATACTCTCATCGCCAAGTAGCCTTTACATGCACATTACATTACGAATTAAGAATCTAAGAATGTCaattttatgtatataaaaatatgactatacactatttatttctttaaccTCGTGGCGTTAGGTTGTGGGatgatgtttatttgtatgtttacaGTTCTCTATCGTTCTGCTATGAATTATTACAATGCTAAATGTTGTCAATACTTGAGAGAATAATCAATCTGCAGTTACGCAACTGAAACACTAGATGGCAGTGTTTAACAGGCTAAAGTTAGTGAttggctttaaagggatagttcactcaaaactgaacattctctcatcatttactctccctcagattgtttcaaacctgtatgaatttctttcttctgatgaacatagaCAATGATATttataagaatgtcagtaaccaaacagatctcatcccccatttgcGCATTTGTAGCGAAAATaaatatgggagtcaatggggaatgagatctgtttgggtGCTGAcgttcttacaaatatcttcctttgtgtttagcagaacagaggaatttatacagatttggaacaacctgagggcgagtaaatgatgacagaattttcatatttgggtgaactatccctttaatggagtCCACAACAGCAACAGAACAAGAAGAAAAGAGGAACCAGAGCATCATGAACAGTTCATAAGTCTGAAATAGTTTCACTCAACAGCTTTGACAGTGCTGTGGCATATAAAGTAAAGATGTGTAGAGATGTAATTATCTTAAATACAGTTATGAAACTATCAGGGTCAAATACTGATTAAAATGCATATCTTGTAAAttcactgtaagtcactttgtatAAAAGTCTCTGCCAAATGTAGGAGTGCATGTTGGTTGATCTTATAAAAAGGTCTTTAAagctgcgtctgaattcgctcacttgttcactcattcactattccctatatagcgaatgctaaatagtccactatatggggaagaagtgaatgaaaatgagtgaacgatTTCGGACAGTGACGTAAATCCTGCGTCTGACAGAACTGCCGAGGACATTCGTCACAACGCTTATAATACACCtgtggaggaaaacgggttggttgttcaggtgtgtttggtgatgcaggtgaagtgaagtcagtgtcagtgatggagggagattctgtcactCTACACACTGATCTCACTCACGTACAGACAGATGATGTGATGTGGACATTTGGACCTCAAGAGACTCTTATAGTTACAATCCATAGAAATGGTGAAATCCCATTATTTAATGTTCATGATGGGatgttcagagacagactgcagGTGGATTACCACACTGGCTCTCTCACCATCACAGACATCACGACTCAACACTCTGGACTTTATAAACTTACCATCAGCTGCGGAGCCGACCACTTCTGCTTCGTTGAGATCTTTCACCAATTCAATGTTACTGTCTATAGTGAGTAAAGCTTTTTTTCAGGTTTTGTCATTTTCACAATTAAAAtgattgtattttgttgtattgACAAGCTGGAATTTGTTAACTGTAGTAACGTGATTATAGTGTGATGGAAAGTGTAAATCGGACTCGGACTGACATATTCAATGAGAGTTGTGTCATTACAGAAGCAAGTCTCACCTTCATTCatatagttgtgatgtgttgtgttgctGTTGGATGTGTGATGATTGTAACTGCACTTCTGATCTTCTGCATCTGcaggaaacacacaaacacacaacaacaggGTAAATGACATGCACTTCAAAACAAAGCAATCTATTATATAAAGCTACAAACTCTATTAtactgtttcatcggacgcacgcacCTGACccgcagttaacttccggtgtgtgtttgtttatcgctctggctagtggctaaaaatataaccatttatattgcatttaatttatattactgCATACTAGTTGTATTAACGATTTGTTGGATTTTGTTGTaggttaattttattaaataaacaacctTCTTTGCTTgtcatcagaaataatctacactCTGTTGTTTTTGGATAAGTGCAACCCAGAAACGCGCGCATGAGCAGTAACGCTttatgttaagatgaaaccgtctgtaaATGTTATAGACAGTAATTGTTCAATTCAATAATATACTTAACTTCTTTATGAATGGTGTCATTGTtttaagtttttgttttttgtgtttattattattgcttaaAAAAAACAGGATGGAGCGGTGAAGAGGAGTTCACTACTGTAATCTATGAAGTACAAACAGATGGTGAGATCATtcatgtgtgtctgtctgtattgaaggaatagttcatcccaGAATGAAAATGACCTCATCGTTTACTTACCTGCTGCACATTATCTGCATAACAAAACCAGCCCTGTATGCCACTGCCATACCTATATATACTTACAGTCACTGTTATGTTTCTTTAACTATTACTCTTGAAAACCACTGTGATCATAAACACAGACAGATtttataaacacagactttataaatatcttcattttaagaatgaccacagataaaaaaaatccttaatCCGCAGAATAATATTTCAGCCGTTTCAAAAATAGCTCTTGAAGCATCTGTTGAAGCAGAAGACCctaaaaatatacacacataacattataacattcataaatacacTGAATTATGaatattgattttgaaatgatgaGTAGAAGTGATTGTTATTGAtgaaatgttgtgtttgtgtgttgtgtactACAGAGAGCGGCAGTGGAAGAAGACATGATGTAGGCCTACACCTGCATCACTAAAAGACTGTGATCAAAcacatattgttttgtttttaagcaaaaaacaaatgttatattttgtttataaacaCGGTTTATTAGCTGAGGACACTAGATGGCGCTCTACAATTAAATATCAACGAACCTTAACGTCAACTCATCACTCTTTTAAAGTCAAACTGTGAGGTCTGTTTTCTTTATGTTTCTTCATTTCAGCAATGGAGATCCGAAGCACGTTTCaataaagaaacatgttttaaactTAAACTATTGTGTGGACTGATTTGTTTTGACCCCTTTCTACAGTTAAAAGCAAAAACCATGCTTACTGTAATAAATggattttatttgatatatgtTAGTTGCCAACCACAACaacaaaagttgaactttttctttatttttgaacACACACTGTGCATGTGGATTTTGTGTGCATCTACATAAGCTGTATAAATAAATGCGAGTTGCAACTGAATGAAGCATAAGATTGTTTCTTTGGTCGAGAAACAGTATAAGTTATAAATGTTTCAATTATAAAGATGTTGAAAAAATGCACACGTTGACTAAATTTTAACTAGTTTTTACAGTGGAAGTCAACGTCGGTTGTTCAGATTGTTGCGTGTTCGTCCCTTTAAACCTGTGGACATGAAGAATTAAAGTTGAGATAATGTCATAAGAAAACATCAAAAAAACGTCTATTCTGGCACATATTTTCAACATGTGACAAATACACGAAAGGACATCTTTTGGACAAATCTCTGCTCAGTGGGAGAATTCAAACTGTGCAACTATATCAAACACAGCATCAAAGATGACACATCTGTCTCTTTCTTTTAACATCTCTGTTTCATTATAATGAGGTTTAATGAAATAAAGTCACGTCAAACACATGATACAAGCATCTTACCTTTAATCAAATCTCTTCTCCAGGTTTGCCTGATGAAAATGTACATCCATTAAAGcagatttgattaaaaaaaactcaggCGTAGCAAAGCTCTTCTTTTAATTCTGCATTattagcaaaaataaataaaacttactggtttgttttgtttttcctgtaCTGTACTGACTGTAAATCCCAACTACGACAGCAGCTGTGATGCCCAAGACTACAACACACATCAGTGCTATATAACCTGGGTGTAGACCTCGTACTTTAataaagagagacagacattATCACATTATCACAATGACTGCAACTGAACAGAGAGACTTAACATCACGTGTGACTCACCTGAACACTTGTGACAGACTTGAGTGATGTtgagatgttgtgtgtggtttgtgaagGTATTGTTgaaaacacatctgtatgtgtttgtgtcctgatgttccacctccagaggtagagagagtctgatgttgagatcagacacactgatgctggacaataaactctttcctttgtaccaggagagactcacatgtgtcacattcatcactgaacacaacaacacacattctgatgatgaagatgatgatgaacaCTGAGAAGAGTTTCTGATGATGACGGGAACAGGCAGATGAGCTGGAAAAACATCAGACATGATAaagatataaagtaattaagAAATCAGACATGTTCAGTGAATCCAAGAGAGACAATTGTgatgattaaatattttataaacatgTGATTTTGAAAACACTGAAGAATGAACCGTCTCATCTTTCCTCACCGTGAACATTAAGACTGAATGTGTACGAGGTCTCTGCTGTGCTGATGATGGTGAGTTTATAAAGTCCAGAGAGTTCAGTCATGATGttagtgatggtgagagatccagaCAGTTTGCtcagcttcagtctgtctctgaacatCCCATCATGAACATCATCATATATTGAGATCTCATTGGCTTTTCTATGGATTCTAGCTATAAGAGTCTCTCGAGGTCCAAACCTCCACAGTATTATATGAACACTCTGTATGTGAGTAAGATCAGTGTGTAGagtgacagaatctccctccatcactgagaGAGTCTTCAGTTCACCCGTCACcacatcaaacacacctgaacaacacaaacagagaCAAGGTTTCTCACAAATCAGACAAAAACAGTCGGATTCAAAGTGAAGAAATGAAGAATGCCTAAAGAATGAATAATTGCAAATGTGTGATGCATAAGAGTTCAGATTAATATGAAAATGATGATGGTTGCAAAACCGTTATGTACTGATATCGTACTTAAGTTCTGCAGAttcacaaacaacaacacaactttTATCTCAGAATAACAAAGTTAAGCacttgtgttgaatgtctgtactagaagcttccaacaccaaagaaaattccttgtgtgtgcaagcacacttggcaataaagctcttctgattctgattctgattcactTTGCACACTACAAGAAACAAACGTTCTCACACTTGCGCTTTCCTTTGATGTTACAGTAACAGTGAATCACTAAATGTCTAATTGTAAACGTAATGTACATTGACTGAGCATCCTCAATGGCTCAAAATATTAGATATTTCAGCTAGACCGTCATCTCGATGTCAACAGGTGTCCCAATAAAACGACATTCATTGTACCTCAGAATTGAAGAATGGTGAATGTAAATGCagtaaaacagacaaagagtaAAAGAGTTAAAGTCATAAAAGCACACCTAACTCACCGATCAGATGCCATGTgcacaaacagaacaaaaatgtgCCAAACATTTTCTTCAGCTCAGAAATCTGAAAAGACAAACTCCTGAAACTATACTGAAGGTGATCACCTTGTTGTTAAATGAGAGCTAGTAAACTTGTGCGCATTCGTTGAAGCAGACAATTGGTTAGCAATCACTGAAACCATCCTCACAAAGCACAACAGTTGCAAAAACAGTtcagtcaagtcaactttagactatttatatacacacccacatacaaatcaaccacacacacacacacacagacacagacgcACACAGGTAATAACTAAGAAGCACACATTTatgataaaggagagagaaacacaggtcaaatattaaacagactataaattgctaatataaaaatattgactATTTGCaatattaatgaattaaaaCTTATAATTCTACAAcagtagtcaatgggtgttgagaactgtttggttacaagcattctttcaaatatatttgtctgtgttcatcaggaAGGAATTTGTGACCGCACTGTGCTTTGCAGTTCCCTGTCATATCTTATACCATTCGTGGTCTGAAATGGGAAACACCTCTACGGTCACCCACATCCTAACCATTACAGTGTGCACATGATTGTTTTGAAAAGGATTGAAGGTGTGACGTGACTAGTCGTTCTCTGCAATAAATTGGATTTGATCATTTTAGGTAACCATTCTCGATTTGAGTTAGTAGACAAAGTATCTGAACTCATCCTAAAACCAAGCTTGACATCGGTCTGGTGACACTAGAGACGAGGACCTCTGTTCATCTGTTCCAAAGTGACTTTCTGGCTCAAACAACAACTCTGTCCATTGCCATGCGGTTACCGCACTCACGCTAATAAAGTACTGCTTGAAATGTGCTGTAGTGGGTCTATTACCAAACTGGCAACATATATGGAATAGTGCTAACTCAGCCAAACATTTTTTCACGCTCGATAATTCTTTGACATGTTTGTTCCAGTAAATTAACATGTTGTATGTTGCTTTTATCCTAACCctgatagcacaatccatctggtttacgtctatttgacgtctgcatttacatctgcaagacatagtttgctcatctgcaatacttCTCAGAAGTGATTGTACAtaaatatagcctactgtacATTTTGTTGTTATACTCATCTTCATTATTTTGCACAATTTTatttcctgtgtaaatgcatttgtgcCACTTCAGAGCCGTATTAAACTGTGTAAATACATATGAagatttgggtagttgacaaatgtgAAAGTGTGAcggcaaaatatatatataaaaaaacgagCAAAAAAGAGATTTATCTTCGTTGCAATTATATATGATccaataaatatgaataatttcacttaattatattattgttttttacatttttgctatgtcacactaTGACACATGTAGCCTACATTAAATCTGTCACCCATTACATAATTTCCAGTGCCTCTTCAGCACAAAGTGCCATAAAAGGGTTgttactaggggtgtaacgattcTCGGTAAAACATCGAACCGTTCGGTTCTCCTATCACGGTTCGGAACACACGTGCACCGCGATTACTCTGATGTCGCATCTATAATACAGTTTTGTGGGGAAAAGGCGCATAAATCACAGAGGGCTGCGTATATGCTTCCGATGAATAATAGCCTACGCTCCACGTGCGTTTTACATGAGAGTATATTACCAATCAGCTGTTAGTATGTAcctttgttgctgacgtcacaTCACCGTTCCTCGCGTGTACAGCTGCTGTTCAGCATGGCAAGCGAAGGGGACAAGCCGCAAATAGAGCCTCCTCCAGCTTCATACAAGTCTGCTGTCTGGGAACACTTTGGGTTTCCAATACGTTACAGCAGCGATGGTCACAAAAACGTGGACAAAACAGTCACAGTGTGTAAAATTTGTATGACGCGAGTGCCATACTCCCAAAGCAATACAACTAATATGACCGGACATTTACGCCGTCATCACCCGGGTGTCGTCAGCTCTCGAGCGCAGGTGAGACCGAAGCAGTTTCAGCAGCACACACTGCCTTCTGCGTTTAAACAGCCACTAAGCTCTCATTCTGACAAACACAAGACCATAACAAAAGCGCTTGgtgtttttattgcaaaagACATATAGCCATACTCCGTCGTTGACGATGCGGGATTCCAGCATTTGATTAAGACGCTTGAACCGCGTTACGAAATCCCTTCGCGTGCCCATTTCAGCAGCAAGATTATTATTTCATCATACGTTTTGTATGATGAAACGCGGAGCaaaattgaaaacaaactgGCAAACGCAAAACATGTAGCTTTGACAACTGATAGCTGGACCTCCAGGGCAACTGAAAGCTACTTGACAGTTACTGCACATTATATTTCGGACTGGCAATTGGAGAGCGCTGTGTTACAAACATGCCCTCTTTTTGAAAACCACACAAGTAGTCATTTGGCTGATGCGCTCGTGAGCGCAGTGACAGACTGGAAGTTAGAGAGGCCTAATAGTACCATTCCAGTCACTACAGATAATGCACGTAATATGGTGAATGCCATTAAAGAAGCAGCAGGACTAGGACCGCAAATTGGATGTTTTGCGCATATTCTGAACCTTGCAGCAAAGAAGGCAGTAGCACTTCAACAGACAAGCCGTCTGTTAGGTAAAGTCAGAAAAGTTGTAGCATTTTttcataaaagcacaacagcagCTAATGCCCTGAAAGTCAAGCAGGAGATGTTGAATATACCTGCACACAAACTAATACATGACACCCCAACTCGCTGGAACACCATTTATGACATGATGGAGAGATATCTGGAGCAGCAGCCTGCCATCTACTCTGCCCTGATGGGCAAAAATATTAAGAAGAACGTCAAGGACATTGCTGTGTTGTCTGACAGTGAACTGACAGTggcagaggaaatgattcaacTGCTTAAACCCCTTAAGACAACCACCACTCTCTTGAGCACAGAATCAGCTCCCTCTCTCTCAATGGTCCTCCCTCTAAAGACAACGATACTAAAATCAATGGATCCTGCAGATCATGACAGTCCTGCCATAAAAGATGCCAAGGCAGCCATCAGTGAGGACTTAAAAAGCAGATACACAGATCCTGACCTTCAGGACTATCTCAACAGAGCATCATTCCTTGATCCAAGGTTTACGTCTTTACCTAACCTGGATGCAGCCTTGTGCTTAAATGTTTGCAGTGGGGTCATCAGGGAGATCATTGAACAACAGgtatttttgaataaataatattttattaaacaaaatatatatactatGTAAAAGTAGTTTGataaagtttttaaagaaacattttaattgcgtgaaaaatgtattctatgaactattattaatttaatatatttgcaGGGTCAGCCTGTTACAGCAGAAGCTGGGCCATCCGGAAGCCAGAATCCCCCAGAATCCCCACCCGTAAAGAAGTCTGCAATGTCCGAGCTTTTTGGAGATTTTTTTAGAGCACCTGACAAGACAAAGACTTTTGACAACATTGTAGAGGAGGAAGTAATGTCATACAAAGCAGAAGATTCCATTGACACAGATGCATATCCACTCGCATGGTGGGAGCTGCATGAGAGCAAGTACCCTCATGTTGCAAAACTTGCAAAACAATACCTTTGTGTCTGTGCAACATCAGTGCCAAGCGAGAGAGCGTTCTCCACTNGCAGGAGACATTGTTTCTGCAAGCAGATCTCGACTTGCAACGGAAAATGTTAACAAACTGATCTTcttgcaaaaaaacatgaagaTCTAAATTGactaaaataaagaataaagagtGACCCAGTGTTCTGACCTTCCAAATATTTTATGTTGGTtttgaaatgcatttatgtTAGTAGCCTACTTGAAGCACAATAATGCACATGTTCTTAAGTTAGAAGGTTGACTTTTGCAGGGGTAAGAAActgcatcattttttgttttgtaaagaaacctgtttttgaCAGAAGATTTAAGTGTTTGTTacctaataaatacataaaaatgattgaatTTGACAGTAGCCATTTTTTCTTGAACAcaccgaaccgaaccgaaaccgtgaccctaaaaccgcaATTCAAACCGAACCGTGGGTACtctgaaccgttacacccctagttgtTACGCATTTCTTTCAACCATGTAACTTGTGATGTTGTTGCAACAATGTACCACTAGGTGGCACTCGATCTACTCGAGTAGCATCGAGAGGTAGAGAAGTAGTAGAGTACGGAGCATGTGCCTGCATGTTATCCTGTATGTGTTAGCTGTGAATAAATGTTACTGAAAGGAATCTACGGTCTCCAGCTTCTTGTCTGCATTAAGACATAACATAACTCAATATATTAAGCTGTGTATAATATTCTTCACGCAGTTTAATCACACAGTGTACCAGACAAACAATGATAAACCCAGATTAGTCGTGAATTTGAGTTGCGAGAACTTGCAGCgcatttctgtatttgtttgagTTGTGAGAACTTGCAGTGCATGTGTTGCCAAACTAATCACGatgctttctgaatttgctCGTGTTTTTCTATGTGCGTGTGTTTTCTTCCTTGGCAGGGCTGTGACACCTAGCGGCTTCCGTACAAATTGCCATAAATCCTCAAAAGGAAGTGCGCTTGATCACACCTACCAATCAAGTAACGTGTAAAAGGGACCACTGAGATAAATGGCGCTTTCCAAACGGGTTATATTgccctccgaagggccctttgGGAAGGGTACGCCCCACAAAATATCGctccaaataaagagaaaattacattgttttattgctctttttgccaagtgaattttaaacagacacattaggaGATACAGTTGTGTTGCTCCATCCAGAGTTTTCGCATCAAGAGCGTTACTCTtcaaagggagt from Triplophysa rosa linkage group LG25, Trosa_1v2, whole genome shotgun sequence includes these protein-coding regions:
- the LOC130548442 gene encoding uncharacterized protein LOC130548442, whose product is MFFIFGFLCCLMGVFGADAGEVKSVSVMEGRSVTLHMNDTKIQNDTLIMWTFGPQETLIAKVRANNTVTHADVLDGMFRGRLQVDDQTGSLTITDITTQHSGLYHMTISGQQKTSYTFSVTVYEASLTVVICCVVGALLIVTALLIFYIWRKHTNTQQEAVQSGEEEITYSDPTFHKRQTHQARAEVEDEVMYASVNKRR
- the LOC130548535 gene encoding uncharacterized protein LOC130548535, whose product is MEGDSVTLHTDLTHIQSVHIILWRFGPRETLIARIHRKANEISIYDDVHDGMFRDRLKLSKLSGSLTITNIMTELSGLYKLTIISTAETSYTFSLNVHAHLPVPVIIRNSSQCSSSSSSSECVLLCSVMNVTHVSLSWYKGKSLLSSISVSDLNIRLSLPLEVEHQDTNTYRCVFNNTFTNHTQHLNITQVCHKCSGLKGRTRNNLNNRR